TATCAGAGGCAATCAACAGACTCTTTCCACCATGTGTTTTGAACAAAGCTCATGCAATGACAATGACGGCGCTCCGCTTTGCCTCCAAGGCGTTTGCAGTCCTCTTTTGGCAGACGGAACAGCCTGTGCAGTAAATAGCGAGTGTGCAAGTGATTTCTGCTTGAACAGCCTCTGTTTTCAGCCCCTGGATGATGGAGCAGTATGTACAGATGATGCTGAATGCTTAAGTGGTCTTTGTTTCAACAATGCCTGCTCACAACCTCTGGATGATGGATCTGCTTGTACAGACGACGTTCAGTGTTCAAGCGGTCTCTGTACAAATAATATCTGTTCGCAGCCCGCTGGGCCCGCTGGCTGACGGCGAGGATTGCACTATAAATTCTTTATTCCAACCCAAACATTCGTACCAGAAAAAGTGACAGATCTGGAACATACGTAATAATCAGCAGGGCCAGCAATAAAACTGCGAGGAATGGAAGTGACGCCTTGCACAGTTCCGGAATTTTTTTCTTGAAACGATAGCTTGAAATAAAAAGATTGAGCCCCACCGGCGGTGTTGAATATCCAATTTCAAGATTGGTCAGAAAAATAATCCCAAGATGAAGGGGATGTATTCCGAATTCTTTCGCGATGGGGAGAAGCAGCGGAACCACGACGATAATCGCAGAAAAAATATCCATGAGGCATCCCACCACCAGCAAAAAAAGATTGAGCATAATGAGAAACGTTACCTTTGAGGTAATGTACTGCCGCATCACTTCCAAAATTTTCATCGGCACTTGTTCATCGACAAGATAATTGGTGAGCCCAAGCGCACAGGCAAGAATCATCAGAATGCTGCCGACAAGCACCATTGATTCGGAAACAATGCGCGGCACATCGCGGAAGAGTTTCAGATCCCGATAAATACAGAGCTCAACAATGAAAACATAGGCAACTGTCACCGCAGCAGCCTCTGATGCCGTGAAAATGCCTCCGTAAATACCTCCGAGGACAATCGCAGGAAGGGGTAAAATCCAGATCGCATCACATACTGCTTTTTTTATTTTTCCCCATTCCGGTTTTTCACGTTGCACACGTGAAACCTGTCCGCGCAAGATGCTATAAAGCGAAAGAAACAAAATAAGAAGTGTTCCGGGAATAATACCCGCCAGAAAAAGAGCATCGACATTCACCTGCGCCACGAGCGCATAGAGAATGAGCGGGAGGGAAGGAGGAAACAAAAGTCCAAGACTCCCGCCAGTTGTGAGAAGGCCTAAAGAAAATTTCTCTGAATATTTTTCCTTGATGAGCATGGGATACAAAAGTCCGCCAAGCGCAATGATCGTCACACCTGAAGCTCCAGTGAACGCAGTGAAAAAGGCACATGCAATAAACGAAACAATGGCAAGGCCACCTGGCATCCAGCCAAAAAGAGCACGGTAGAGATTCACAAAACGTTGTGGGGATTTCGACTCTGCAAGCAAATATCCAGCAAAGGTAAAAAGCGGAATAGCAATGAGCATGGGAGCGCTTGCCATGCGGTACATTTCAATGACAACTGCAGAAGAATCGATTCCAACTGAAAGAAAAAAGACGAGCGCGAGGCCGCCAATCACCACAAAAAGTGGCGCCCCACAGAAAGCACACAAAAGAAGTCCTAAGACAAAAAAAGTTGTCGAGGTCATTAGTTGCTTATGTACCTCCGCCAATCGCCCGCTGTATGCCGATCTCCTACTTCACGAATACGCTTGATATCGAGCACAATGCCAATAGCATATTCAAAGGAAATGACCGCAAAACCAAAAGGGATCACCGCTTGTGCCCACCATGTTGGAATATTTCCCACAAGCATGCCTCCCATCATTTTTTCATCAAGCACAAAAGCATAGGATGCTTTCATCAAATAGTAGGAGACAATACAGGCAACAGCATCAAGCAGAATACGTAGGGCATTGCGCGGTCGACGCGGCAATAAACGCGCTACCATATCAATCGCAATATGCCCGCGCGTTCTTGTTCCGAGCATAGCTCCAAGAAATGTAATCCAGAGGACCATGTGTCGCGAAAGAATTTCTGCATTGGCAATACCGGAATCAAAAACATCACGGAGAATCACTTGCAAAAGCGTCACTCCTCCCATGAAAAACAAAATCAACATCAGACAAAGCTCCACAGCCCGCGCAAAAGAGCGATCGATCTGGTTAAAAAAGTGAATCAACCATCTCATGTTTTTATCCTCAAGATCTGAATGCTTGTAAAATTTCTTTCACGTTGAGGAGAAGGGACGAAGGATAAAGTTTCCCTGCAAGATCATCCCAAACCTTTACCGCATTTGCGCGAATCGCTTCTTTCTCATCTTCCGAGACAGTAACAGTTTTGAGGCCTGCCTTGGCAAGTGACGCATAGGAAGTTTGATTTTCCTTTCGCGTTTCATCGATGATACGGCGA
The Deltaproteobacteria bacterium RIFCSPHIGHO2_02_FULL_44_16 DNA segment above includes these coding regions:
- a CDS encoding C4-dicarboxylate ABC transporter; the protein is MTSTTFFVLGLLLCAFCGAPLFVVIGGLALVFFLSVGIDSSAVVIEMYRMASAPMLIAIPLFTFAGYLLAESKSPQRFVNLYRALFGWMPGGLAIVSFIACAFFTAFTGASGVTIIALGGLLYPMLIKEKYSEKFSLGLLTTGGSLGLLFPPSLPLILYALVAQVNVDALFLAGIIPGTLLILFLSLYSILRGQVSRVQREKPEWGKIKKAVCDAIWILPLPAIVLGGIYGGIFTASEAAAVTVAYVFIVELCIYRDLKLFRDVPRIVSESMVLVGSILMILACALGLTNYLVDEQVPMKILEVMRQYITSKVTFLIMLNLFLLVVGCLMDIFSAIIVVVPLLLPIAKEFGIHPLHLGIIFLTNLEIGYSTPPVGLNLFISSYRFKKKIPELCKASLPFLAVLLLALLIITYVPDLSLFLVRMFGLE